In Cicer arietinum cultivar CDC Frontier isolate Library 1 chromosome 7, Cicar.CDCFrontier_v2.0, whole genome shotgun sequence, the genomic window TCAAGTTTCCTTATTAgttttatgttattaaataAAAGGCAACCTTTTCCCTAATAATTGAAGCTAGGGAGGGAGTAATAATTTGCCAAATAGTGAAAGGTGAGCTGGACCATTTTGGCCTATATAAATACTTAGTATACATGTACACTATACTCATCAACTTAACGTGCTGTCTAATCTTTATCGAAGTTCCTTTCTAGAATTTCCTCTGTTATGGCATTACGCAAGCTTCTTGGGATGGGGTTGTTGCTTCTAGTGTGCCTCTCTAAGGTAACTTCCCTTAGTTTCATCTTATACACACAAAACAACAATTAATCAAGCTAGGACTCTGTCCCTAGTCCTTAGTATATGTCAAGTTTGTTTATGTTAAGTGTGTTTTGGAACACAATCGCGTTTATttcgtaaaatattttatttttatttttatttttttaaatttatattaaattttctaGTCAGGTAAGAGTTTATGTAGTGtatagtttttataatatttgtaaaaatattgaaaatattataaaaccgtgtttattatttaaagaaattatagtattttattttcataataattttttacttcatgagtttgtcttaaaataaaatgaatagacattttaaaaatgaaaatagaaaatattttcaaaaataaaactgCACCTAAAttgtttgttgttgtttaaGGTTTTTGTTACAGTATTTTCTTTAATCTAAgtgattttcatttttgttgttttgtgaAATTCATGCAGGTTTCATCTGATCATGAGATAGAAAAGGATGAAGACGAAGAACTACACTTATCTGATAAGCCGGTATGTGTTTTTGTTACTCAAATGATATATTGAAGTGCTtgtttaattaatcaaattatgtTATAATGTTTCTATTGGAATTATCTTCAGCTTATTGTGCGAGACGGGAACAGAAGGCTGATGCAAGATATAGGTATGTTtaagttaaatatgttttaataaAGGTCATAAATTTACgattaaaatttattctttaaataaataaattctattGATTTTAAGTCCttacttaaaaaattatcaaaaatatattatttcagTTCCTTATAAACTCGAGGCATTAGCGTAAGAAGTTAACCTTGTAATATAAGCGTTGTAAATTGGTGGTGtggcaaaataaaatatttagtttattatgtattttaataatttggtGGTGTTGTTATGAGTGTAGATTGTGGAGGATTGTGCATTTCGAGGTGCAGTTTGCATTCAAGGCCCAACTTGTGCAAAAGGGCCTGTGGGACTTGTTGTGTGAGGTGTAAATGCGTTCCACCTGGCACCTCTGGCAATAGGGAGATTTGTGGGGCTTGTTACACTGATATGACCACCCATGGCAACAAGACCAAGTGTCCTTAATTAGACAGCTTTTTAAAGCCCAGATGTCATGGGCCCAATTGGTTTGGGCTCCTTTACTTTCCAGTCCTACTTTGTTCCAACTAGTGTAGTTCAGTAAATGGTGTGTGTTTGGATAAGAAAAAAACGAGGTatttatgttgttgttgttgttggctGTTGCTATAGTAGTAGTAGTATGTACGTACACCTTTGTATTCCTAGGCTTTTGACATAGGTGTGttcttgttattttatttttttattgtctaTTACGGTAGATAgatatgaaatgaaatgaatGCATAAACTTGTTTGTGTTGAGATCGATTAATTTTTCCATGAGACTTTAATCAGAGTATCAACTAGGATCATTTTTTATTCGACTTCACATAAATAGAAGAAGATATAACATCTTCAGTAAGTGCATACTTTATCAAAAGATGATGAATAGACAATATTGTTCCATAAATAAACATtgacaaaaatatcttttataagAATAAAGATTAATCAATAAAGATTAATATAAgaataaatatcaataaaaataaagattaatcaatttatctatGTCAATAAGAataaagattaattaatttattaatttttattcatgtCCATTTCAACGTCTTTCAAACGACAGCACTTctcatattaaatattaatgtaacaTCTTTGTAATATTATTTCACAATATGTCACACAATAGTATCTCATATGTATTTTAGGAACTTAACAAGGATTAtccaaaaaattacaataaattcataaattgtaataaatctctaatagttaaaaaacactaattaaaTTATACATGTCTACTTAGATAGTTACTTAAGGATCACATTAATTATACATGTCTACTTAGATAATTACTTAAGGACAACGTTTCTGTtgtaactaaaataaatctacTTATATATTTATCTTCATTGAATTCATATCCAATTAACTTCCGTGTATTAATTGTAATACAATGACTAATGAAACAATTAACATACCAATAAATTGTCTAATATTAACATATTCGAATCGCTTCTGAGATGTAATACTTTGAATTCATTAAATGAGTTTAAGAAAAAGTAGTATGTTGTGAGAATTCAACTATGTATAGAATATGCAGCGTTTATAGAAGGATAAACATAAACATTTGCATTTATACTAAAAATTATGAGGCTTTTAAAAGCCATTAAATATATTACTGTTATTagttatcatttaatttaaaatttattaaattctcataaaaaaaaCAAGTATTAAATTCTAACTTGAAATTGTGATTTTGAAAttctacatttaaaaaaataaatctaaattttgAATTGGGAGATTCATATAGCATATTTGGAGTAGAGTATGGTATTGGTAGCTTTAAAGAAGAATATTGTTCAGGTGTTTTGAATTGACAGAGTAAAATTGgtctttttgtttcttttaactATTAAATTAGTTTGAACGTTACTATTTGCTGgctgttgtttttatttttttgacaatacGTATTTAGATTGACAATACGTATTTAGATTGACAATACGTATTTGTACATTTATTACATTGTgtgtttttaaatttgtaattgtttaCAGTAATAGATTTAGTTCAGAGAAATTTTATACctataataaattagattatgacaacaaaaaattataaaagaattatttttaaaactctgTTCTATTATGTGCATTAAACACTCAATACTTAATAATTAAAAggataacattttattttattatctatttcatACATATTTAATCATGACATgacataatatatattatatttaaataataaaattaccgtt contains:
- the LOC101513097 gene encoding snakin-2-like precursor; protein product: MALRKLLGMGLLLLVCLSKVSSDHEIEKDEDEELHLSDKPLIVRDGNRRLMQDIDCGGLCISRCSLHSRPNLCKRACGTCCVRCKCVPPGTSGNREICGACYTDMTTHGNKTKCP